Below is a genomic region from Deltaproteobacteria bacterium.
GATTTGAAAAAGGTAACTGAAGGGCATTAAAAATTTGAGATTTTAAAATTTAAAGGATTTAAATGGCTGGAAAAGAAAAACCAATGATAGTTATAAAAAAAGTGATTGTCGCAGGTGGCGGGCATCATGGTGGTTCTTGGAAGGTGGCCCTTGCAGATTTCATGACAGCACTCATGGCTTTTTTTTTGGTGATGTGGCTTTTGGGACAAACAGAGGAAACAAAGAAAGCAGTCTCAGACTACTTTTCAACTCCATCGGTGATTGAATATAACTTTAAGAACTATGGGGCGCAAATCACTTTGGAAAAGCTATTTCTAGATTTGATAAATGAACCAATGAAGGCCTTTGAAACCTTCATGGAGCCAATGGACAAAACTCCAAACTTACTGGATATGGGCTCTGCCAAAGTGGTAGCGGCTTATCTTGCGGATCAGTTGTCTGATGAAGCTCAGAATGTCAAAATTAGTCAAGATGGTTTTAATTTTGATATACCAGAAAATTTACTTTTTGAGAAAGGTACAGCAAATCCAAACTCAAGTTTTATTCAAGTTATGGAAAAAATTAAAGGTATTACAACGGGCCTAGAGGACTCCATTGTTGATTTAAAATCTGTAGTGGCAACGGGGACCATATCTGAAGAGAAGGAAGAGATGAGTGGTTCCATAGCCCAAGAGAGACTAGATTTGATCATGAATAAAATAAAGGCTACGTTAGAGCATGCGACCGTAGATGTGAATGGGACAACGAGTATTGTCAATACCAAAAACGATCCTCAGGCCAGTAAAAAAATAGGGTTTGTCAGGATCAGTATCAAGCAAAAAGAATTAAAATCAAATGGGCAAGAGCAACGTAAACTTGAAGTCGTTTTTGGCGAATCCAAAGAAGAACTTAATGTCTATGATAATTTCGTAAAAAAACTCACGGATAAAAAAGTAAAACGTTAGGGTCTGGTTGTTTCAGACTCTAAGAATATTTTTAATTGTAGAAGTTCTGATTTAATCTATTTCGTTAGAAAAAAATCTTGGTTTCCTGCTGGAGCTAGCAAATTCGTCGGTTCCTGTTGTCATTTTTTTTCCTTTAATATCCTTAGAGGCTTTGACACTTCGACTTTTTGGAGAATAAGCATTATCATCTCTCGGAGTAAAAGGTCTTCTGTCATTAGGGAACCCACCACGGCTGGAGCCACCAGCACCTCGGTAATTTCCCCTAGCCCCTCCGCTCCCACTATTTCGTCTTGGAGAGTAATCTCTTCGTGGTCCTCCATAAGAGCCTTCATCGTTTCGAGAGTTAGAATAAGCGGCATCTTTAGATCCAGGAGCTGCTAATTCTCTTGGGACGCGGCCATTTAAAAAATCAAAAGGGACTTCTTCCTCGTGTTGATTTTTTTCAAGCTTCAGATTGAGAAATTTTGTGATGAGTTCTTCTTTTGTCAGTTTTTCTAAATGGGAATACTCATCGGTGGTTTTAAAAGTTTCAATAACATCTTTTTTTATATGGTTCTCAAATTTCAATAATTGTTCAGAAGCCATCTTTAATTTATGAGTGATAACTTCTTTGAAAGTGGGGATTGATCCTTTTACAAGGTTGGCTTTTGTTTTTTGGTGGATCTGTCTGAGAGTGTGCAATTCTCTTGGTGAAACTAAACTGTACGAATAACCCGTTTTTCCATTTCTGCCTGTTCTTCCAATACGGTGAACATAAGACTCGACATCCCAAGGCAGGGAATAGTTCACAACATGGGTTAAATCAGAAACATCTAAACCCCTAGCGGCAACGTCGGTGGCAACAATAACTTTAACATCCTTAGCCTTAAACTTTTTGAGGGTCCATTCGCGTTCTTTTTGCTGCTTATCGCCGTGGAGTGAATCAACAAAATAACCACGTTTGGTAAGTTGCTCCTCAACCTCAGCACACTTCAATTTAGTTTCACAAAATATAATTCCATAAAACTCGGGTAAGGCATCAAGCAGGTGAGTTAATGCTTTTAATTTTAAATCTTCTTTAACTGTAAAATAGAGTTGAGTGATTTGTGTTGATAAGGAACCCTTATTTTGGATTTCAATAGTAAAAGGAGTTTCTAAATATTGTTGGGTTAATCGTTTAATGGCGGGACTCATGGTAGCTGAAAATAACCAAGTTTTACAGGCAGCTCTGACATTTCTTTTAGAGCTTTGCTTTTCTTCATTTGCAGAGTCGGAATGAGTTCTCTTGAGAATTTCTTCTAAAGAGTCACGAAAGCCCATGGAAATCATCTCGTCGGCTTCATCAAGGATGACAGTTTTAATATCATGCAGATTAAAAATTTCTTGTTCTAGCAAATCTATTAATCTACCTGGAGTTGCTACGATAATTTGAACTCCCTTTTTAACATCATCAATTTGTTTTCGATAACTGGAGCCTCCATAGATAGGAGCAATTTTCATTTTTTTAAAAGAGCTTAATTTTTTTAGCTGATCAACTATTTGGATAGCTAATTCTCTTGTGGGGCTTAAGATAAGGGCTTGAGGAGTTCGTTGTGAGATGTCTATATTTTCAATTAGAGGAATTCCAAAAGCAGCTGTTTTTCCTGTTCCTGTTGCCGCTAACCCGATGAAATCTCCGGTATTTGTTAATAAATAAGGAATAGCCTTAACTTGAATCTCGGTGGGTTGTGTAAATCCGATAGAGTCTAGGTGCGCGATAAGTTCAGGGGAAATGGCAAAAGTAGAAAATGACATAGTTAGGTACCTTTCAGAAAGTGGCATTATAAAAGAAATTGCGCTAAATAGCTATAGATTAATAGGGTTTGTATTTATTTTATTTATAGCGAGATTGAATCATCAATATTTAAAACCCAATCCGATGAACGCAAAAAAATCACCATTGCCATTAAACTGTCCAGGATTGCTTGTAGCCGTGAGGCCGACTTGATAGTCAAGTTTATTATAGTTAGAACTTATCGTTGATCTTAAATCAAAATAGTTTTGTAGAGAGCTGACCTCAACCATTGTGTATCCAAGCTGGTTGTTCCATTTGAAGGTGCTGAAAATCGTGTAAGTCTTACCAAAACCAACGTAGCGAGAGCTTGTTTCCGTACCTTCCCAATTGCTTTCGTTTTCATAACTTACCATGTAATCAAAGACATCTAAAGTGAGTTTAAGCGTATTGCCGTTCCGTAATCTATCTTTGTAAAATTGATTCAAATTATAACCCAAAACAAAGCTGGCATCCTTGTTAAATTCAATTTTTAGATCAAAAATAATCTTTAGCCAAATATGATTATTAAAACCTTCGTAGCTGACGTTGGATCCCCAAAGGCCAATCTTGAGCTGAGGTCCGAGGGGAAAAAACAGGGTGGTTTGCAAGCTTGGATCCCGTTGGGTCTGACTCAGACCATGGTATACGAAATGAGACAATATGGTAGTGTCTCCTTCTATAGAGGAATCATTTTTTGAATCTTTATTCTGTGAAAAAGCTAAAGTTGCAAAAAAAAACAAAGTGAAAAAACTGGTGGCTAAATAATTTTTGTATGATACTTCCATAAAATTCATTATTTCTTAAAAAGTTTAACAGTTAAAGAAAAAAGTGACGAACATAATAGTTATTAAATGAAATTTAAATTAAATTAGGAAGTCAAATTCATGGATTCTCTCTTAAAAACAAAGATATCAGAAATAAACTTGGTGGCTTTTGATACAGAAACCAGTGGTTCTTATCCTGTGAAAGACGATATTGTTGAATTCGGTGCCGTTAAGTGGAAAAATGGGAAAGAAATAGATAGGATTGAGTTTTTATTCAAACCCAAAGTAAAAATGTCAGACTTTATTATCAGTATCCATGGAATTTCAAATGAAATGGTGGCAGACAAGCCGTCGATTAGCCAGAATATTCACGAAATAAGAGATTTTTTTAAGGACTCCGTGGGAATTGCTCATCATGCTCCTTTTGATCTGGGATTTATTTCCTATGTTTTTGAAAAAAATAATATTGCTTTTCCTAAAGAGCCTGTTTTGTGTACCAGTTTACTTTCAAGGAAATTAATCTTAGGGGTTGAAAATCACAAACTGCAGACGTTAATAAAACATTTTGGATTTCCGAGTCTGGCTGCCCATCGAGCTTACGAAGATGCGAGGGCCTGTATGTTTGTTTTTAATGAGTGTATAAAATCTCTGAGCACTCAAAAAACTGGTGTGACCAGTTCTGATTTGACAAGCTCAGATATCACTTTAAGCGAGCTTATAAAGTTTCAAGGCAAAAGTTTACTTTGGCAGAACTACTCGCTTTCTTTAAGTTCGTCTAAAGAAATTAATGTTCTTGTGAAGGCAATTGAAGAATCAAAGCAAGTTCAGTTAGTTTACGCTAAAGGTAATAAAAAGAATCAAATAAGATCTCTTCAGCCGTTGGGAATTGTAAGAAATCCCGATGGGGATTATCTCCAAGCTTTTGACCCAACTGAAAATAAGGCCAAAAGATTTTTACTTGAATTTATTAAAGATGTAGTCAGTATTTACTAGGGACTCAGGCAATAATAAATTGCTTGAGTATTCGTTCAATACCAAATAAGTTTGCTATTTTGTATATTCGTTTCGGGCAACTTTTTGATTTTCCAATTTTGCTAAGTCTTGAACTTTATCTGGTTGAATGAAAACAGTTAGTCCTTTGGGGAGAGGTAGATTTAATTTTACAGCTTTTTTTAAATCAGGGTTGAAATCAACAAAATCATTTTCAGTGATATTGATGTTTTTAAAAATCTTTTGAGGCCGTATTCTTTGGGTCAGCTTATAGGGAGTAAAAATCAAAGTAGGAACAGGGACGATATTTTCAAAAATCTTGTCAGAATATTTTTCAACATACAATGCGGCTAGAAACTCTGAATAAAAATTTTCAGAGGCAAAGCTGAATCGTTTAGATTCGAAATAGGTTATTATATTTACAATGTCTTTTGTGTTTAAAGTTTTAACGGCCTTTCTCAATCCAGCGGGTCCATGATTCCAAGCCGTGATAGCTAAGGGCCAGGATCGTCCCATTATCAAATAATTTTCTTTGAGAAGTTCAGCTGCTGCTTCTGTTGATTTAAGAGGAGATCTTCTTTCGTCGATAAAAGAATTGATGACTAAGAACTTTTTGCCAGTATGATTCATAAATTGCCATAAACCAGCTGCGCCTACTTTGCTGGTGGCCGTTTTGTCAAAACTACTTTCAACTAAGGGTAGTCTAGAAATTTCAGGAGGCAGACCATGCTCAATGAAGATTTGTTCCATATGTGGTAAGTACCTGTTTGCTAATTGCAAACCTTTTTGAAAAAAGTCTTTTTGGCCTGTTTGTACCCGAATACGGGTCATGGCAGTTCTGATGTTTTTAGTCAAAGAACCCGGAATGCTTTTAAGCATCATAAAGTATTTAGTCTCTTCGTCATCTAAGCCTAAAGAAGATGGATCATAATTTACTGTAGGCTGGCCAGAAACATTTTTTTTAAGTTTTTTATAAAGAGAAGCAATCTTAGATTTAACGAACTGCAATTTTTTTTCAGTTTCTTTTTCAGCCTTTTCTGGGTTAATCCAATTGAAACGAGCTGGGCGGGCTAAAATGTCAGAAATATTAAACACTTCATATTTAATCCATGGATAATCCAAGTGATGAATAATTTTATTTTCTGATGAATATTCAGAGTAAATTTCAATCCAGAAATTAACTCTACTTTCTAAACCTTTAGGAACTTCAAAGTTTTGGGAAATTCTTTTTTCAGTATCCTTAAGAATGTCTGTACTTAAGATTTTTGTAAATAATGACTTCGGGGTCGGCGCTCCCAGCTCATTTGGGCCAAATCGAAAATTATCTATGATCGACCAATTTGCGGGCGAGTATGAAGAATTTTCAATCAAAAAAAATCCTGAAAGGCTTAAAAACAAAAATAACATTGAACGAACCTGAATAGACTTATCATTTTTTTTCATATCTGGTATGATCAGCAACAGTTATGCCAAATATTAAACTTATTTTGTCAATTGAAACGAGTTGTGATGATACTTCTGTGGCTTTGATTAATGATCAGGGAGAGGTTTTGCAGCTAATGTCAGCAAATCAAGACCTTGCTCATTCACCCTATGGGGGTATCGTCCCAGAAATAGCAAGTAGGAATCATACTTTCAATTTATTGCCTTTAACAGACGAGTTATTAAAAAAGGCAAATATCAATCTAAATCAAATCCAAGGGGTTGCCGTGACGAACCGACCAGGATTGATTGGTGCTTTAATTGTGGGTGTGACCACAGCTAAAAGTTTAGCCCAATCATTGGGTGTTCCTGTGATTGGAGTCAATCATTTGGAAGGACACTTATTAGCTTCCTTTTTAAAGGATAAGGAATATGAACAAACTAAAAATTTTGATTTTCCTTTCATAGCTCTTGCTGTGAGCGGCGGACATACTAGCTTATATTTAGCTAGCGATTTTGGAAAATATCGAATCATCGGAACTACTAAAGATGATGCTGCTGGAGAATGTTTTGATAAATTTGCTAAAATGTTAGGATTTGATTTTCCTGGCGGTGCAAAAATTGATAAATTGTCCCAGAGTGGAAATACAAAAGCGTTCGACTTTCCAAGAAGCATGATTTTGGAAGAAACATTAGACATGAGTTTTTCTGGTTTGAAATCATCAGGGCATCGATTTATTGAAAAGAACTCAAAGGAATTTGTTCAAGAAAATTTAGCTGATATCTGCGCTTCTTTTCAAGAAGCCATTGTAGATGTCTTGATTTCAAAGTTGGATAGAGCCTGTAAAAAATATTCCATTCAGAAAGCCGTTGTCACAGGAGGAGTGAGTGCGAATTCGAGGTTAAGAGCTAAAGCCTATGAATGGAGTCAACAAAATAACATATTATTATCCATTCCACCTCTAAGATATTGTACAGATAATGCGGCGATGATTGGATATGTTGGAATAAAAAGATTAAATGCAGGCGAAAGATCGACGATGACACTTGGACCTTTTCCTGAGATGAAGGAAAGTGATTTTATTCAAGACTTTGCCCAAGTCAAAGAGACCAAGCAATGACCGCCAAAGAGAGATTAAATTTATTTTTCAATTCAAGTCCTATCTATGCCAAGAGATCTCTTGGGCAAAATTTTTTAGTTTCTGACTATGCGATTGAAATGATGTTAAATAAATTAAAGGTGATTAATTCTGAAAACATAATAGAAATAGGACCCGGTCCTGGGGCTTTAACCGATTTAATTTTAAAATTAAAAAAGAATTACTCAACTATCGAGCTTGATCAGGTCTTTGCTGAGTACTGGTCCTCAAAAGGGATAAAGGTCTTTAATCAAGATGCTCTTAAATTTGATTGGGATTTATTTGAGAATAAACTAGATTCCACCTTAATTAGTAATTTGCCATACCAAATTTCTTCGTCGATAGTCATTGATCGCTCAATGGATGATGCTCCCTTCTCAAATATGGTATTAATGTTTCAAAAAGAAGTAGCTCAAAAGATAAGAGCAAAAAATAAAACTTCTGATTTTAGCTTGTTGAGCTTAATCGCTCAAACTTTTTGGCAAATGGAAACTCTTTGTGATTTAGGTCCACGGGATTTTACGCCGGCTCCGAAAGTGGCCAGCAGGGTATTGCATTTTAAATCGAAGAAAACAGAGATTAAAAATAAAAAAAACTATTTACAATTTTCAAAAGCGGCCTTTAAGCAAAAAAGAAAAATGCTCAAATCAAATTTAATGCAATATAATAATTTGAAAGAACTTGATCTTTTAGATGTAATGGCCGAGCTTAAAATAAGTAAAACAGCGAGGGCCGAAGAGCTAAGCACTGAAGACTTTGTTAATTTATATCAGAAGCTGGGATATTTGTGAGCATTTTAATTATACAGGATAATAAAAAAGCAAGATTTGATTATGAAATTCTTGAAACCTATGAGGCCGGAATTGTATTAACTGGGAGTGAGGTGAAATCCTTAAGAGATAAAAGCGTTCAATTGAAAGACTCCTATATTTCCTTTATAAAAGATGAGGCCTATTTGCAAAATGCCCACATCAGCCCTTACAAGGCAAGCAGTTATAACAATCACAGTCCTGAGCGTCTAAGGAAGTTACTCCTTCACAAGGAAGAGTTGCAGAAAATTTTTGGTAAAATAAAAGAAAAGGGACTTTCGTGTGTTCCTTTGAAAATTTTTTTTAAAAAAGGCTTAGTGAAACTCGACATTGCCTTGGTCCGAGGAAAAAAACTTCATGATAAAAGAGAAACCATTAAAAATCGAGATGCTGCTAAAAGACTTAAAAATGACTTGAGAACATAGGGAACAAAAATAGGAACAAGAATTTTATTTGTAGAACCTGAGGCACATCATATTTATTTTTTCATTTCCAATCATTTCGCTAAAATAAGTAATTTCAGCTATTAAATTATCCTGATGCTGGAGACTTAAGTCAGAAAGAATTCTCAATTGGTTGACTTGAAAATCTATAAATTTTGTTTCTCCATTTAAATTAAAATACTCCATAGCTTTATTTATTTCGTCCACTTGCGAATGGAAAATGTTTGAAAAACTCGCACCCTCTGCCAAAAGAATTTCTATTTTTCTTGAAACCATTTCATTAGGCGCATTGCTTCGATTTATTTTTTCAATCAACACAGAAAGTTTTTCCAAGAACACATGGGTACGCTCATTGATTCGTTCAATAATGAGAGGAATAGAAACAAGTGCCTCACTAGAGCTGAAATTTGATTTTGAAATCTCAATGATGCGACCATAATAATATTTTAATTTTCCTGGAAGACTCAAAACTTTACTTCGAAGTTGCTCAAGTTTTTCTAAACCTTTTTTTAACTGATTTTCTTCATAGTGTTTTTTTATTGCGATAGGAAAGTCCTTCTCCAATTCCTTTAAATTATTGGTCGTTTCGGATTGCCAATTTCTAAAGTCTGAATACGACTGCGACAAACGCGATTTATAATTTGGAACTCCAAAAAACAATGGTTTTTTTATTCCAGGTAAAGATTCTTGAATGCGAATAAGATTACCCGCTTGTTTTTCAATCACATCTATAACTGACTGAACAAGGGGCTGAATAGTTAAATCCACTTGTTTTTGAAATTCAATCAGATTGGATAACGCTATTTTCATCATCTGATTTTCCATATAAATTTTTTGATGGAGATTATCGGAAGAAACTCCAAACATGTGATTTAGTGGTATTGAATTTTGCATAAATCGAATTGTTAAAATGATCCCATGATGAAGCGCCACTAAATATGCCTGTGAACTCTTGTTCACTTGTCTTGGGTCATTCATCTCCTCTTTCATGGATTTTTCTAAAGTTGAAATGATTGATTTTATATGTTTCAAATTTTGACTAAGATTCACTGTTTCGTTCTCTTTTAAAGAAGGATGAAAGATTTTGTTTAATGATTCAATGGCTGAATCAAAGGCAGGAAGAGGTGGATTTTCTTTTGAAATCAGGTAATTTGAGACATATTCTTGGATAAGAAAGTCGGCTGATTTCATTACAAATAGTCTATTTTGGTTATCCGCATCTACTTCAAGTTGTGATTTGACGGTTTGAATTGCTGGCAGGAGCCCAGTTAAGAACCCAACCCGGTGTGAAATCAATTCTTCAGCTGTTTCTGCGTGAAACAAAGAAAAACCAAATGCCAAACTTGGTAAGATGTGTGACCAAAAAAATGACATAAATAGGAGGAGCTGTTTTGTTTTATGCGTCTTAGTAGTCATAATATGAAGGACACTCAAAAATAATGCCAAAAATTTTCAAAAAGGTTTAGTTCGTAGTACGGTACGTAGTGAAGAATAAGCTCCCCATAAACTTTTTTATAAAAATTGATATTAATTTTAGAATGCAGGGAAAGGATTTTATTTTACCTCAAGGCCTATTATTGTGAAAACATTTAGGATAGTTTGAGTTTTTAAGCAGATTTTTTCTTTTTTTGATTTAACTGTTGTGTGGGATGTTGAGAGATTTCCTCAAATTCGAGTCCAATTCTTTGAGATTTAGAGATAACTAGATCTCTCCAAGCTTGGTAGGAATCTCTATTATTTGGGTCAACAATGATGCTTTGTAAAAGTTTTAATTCAACTTCTGTGTTCGTTTTGAGTGACCTTTGAAAGTAGTCATAAATAATCTTAATTGATTTAAAATCATCCTTTGTTTCATCAAACTCAATTTGATGTTGCCAGTGTCCTTGCATCATTTGTTGTAGATGTTTTTCAATTTGATGAATAGGATATAAAATATTCTTTGTAAACTTAAGTCCAAAGTATATTGAAAAAGTTAAAAGCGATAAGAAGCTCATGCCAAAAAGCATCCAAATCCAGCGTTTTTCTTGATTCAAGTTCTCTACAAGTTGAGGATACAAATCAAATGCTAGTTTCTCAAATAAGATATAGTTTTTTTCAAGAAGATAGATTAATGGTAAGCTAGTGCTCGAAAACGCAACTAATAATATAACTGAAAATATGGCAATATATCTCCATTGGAATTGAGTATCGTGGATCGAATACGATTCTCTTGATTTAGAGTTTTTTGAGTGCCATTTCCTTGGTCCAAATATCATACTAGTCCTATCGGTTTTTTTCTAAAAAAATAATTACAAAATTAATTTTTAGCTTTAATCTAGTCTTAATGAATAAACGAAAACTAGTGACATCCCTACTTTTAGCTATAAGTGTGAGCTCTTGCAGCCATTCGACCTCATCAAAATCAGACTCAACTTTGGTCGGTGAAAAGTATTTGCTTTTGGAAGACAGATCTAGGCTAGAAGAACTTCGTAAGGAAGTTCCAAAAGAGAAAAAAATAGAAAATGATGAGTTTGCATTGAGTCTCCAGTGGATGAATGAGGTAAAGCTCAATCCTTCGGACATACGGTCCAAATTTTCAGATCGAGTTTCTAAAAATAGAAATTCATTTAACCGTGATTTAAACTCTGTTCGTGAAGAATTTACTAAAGCCGAAAGACAAAAAAGAGAAGAATTTAACAGCAATATGGGTTCAGAAAGAGCAGCGATTTCTAGTCGGAAGAAAAGCTTTAATGACAAAAAAGTATTGTACGATGAACTTGAGAATAAACGAAAAGACTTTTCAGCAAAGCAAAAAATTGAAAGGGATACTTTCGAAGAAGAATTAAGAGAAAAAAGAAGATCATTTGAAGACTATATTAAACAGAAAACGGACACATTTAATATGGATTTAAAAACTTATACGATTGAATTCAACGAGAGAAAGAAAGTCGAAAACCAAGTCAAAAAAAACTTGGTCAAACAGCCAGCTAAAGAGCCTTAGGACTATCAGGTTCCTATTTTAGAAAGAAAGTTTCGATAGAGGTCCATATTTATGGAATACAAAAGTTTTTCATTCTCCTTTGTAATTTGAAAAAATTCAAATCCATAGTAAAATAAAGAATATTTCTTTCCTGCAAGGGTTTCCGTCTCTTCTTTAAAGTGTCTAAGAACAGCTTGTGTTTTGACGACATCATTTGCCATCACTTTAATTTCGAGATCCATGAGATCATCTGGCTTTGCATTTTCAAGTGAGCTTTTGAAACAAACTCGAATTCCCGTTTTGCTTAGGTCATAGACGTTTCCAATTTGAATCAAATTGTTTTTCGTTTTGACAATGACTTTAGAGCTTATAGATTTGGGAAATACAAATCTGAAGTTATCTCTTCTTTGAATTTGAAAAACATCAATGTCTAAATTTAGATAAATTGCGAACTTATCTTTAACAAATGATGTTTTGAAGAGGTATAAGTCCTTTTTTTTATGGATAAATTGACAAACGACTTCAGTTCCGGACAGAATTTCTTTTTCAGCTTCATTGAATTTAAAATACAGCCTATTTGAATTTGTGATCTGAGAAGGCGTTATTGGAAAAAAATCTGAATCAGTTTTACAAATGATATCTTCAGGATATTTAACTAAGTCAGAGAAAACAGCGTTTCTTTCTGAAGTGGATATTTTTTTAAATTGATTATTTCCCTTTAAATCCATAATACTGATATTTGCATTAAGCAGCTTTAGCCGTTGGACTAACGATTCCTTTGCTGGCCAGGGCTTGACAGCAACTCGCCCAAAAAGTTTCTTTTAGTTTCAGCTCATTGGAAGTAAATTTTAATTTGGGAAAATCATTTTTATCTAAACAGTCAATAAACGTTTCTTTTGAACAATTTCGAAGAATTTTTATCAACATATTGAAGTGAACATCTGTAAAGTTTTTCGAGTCGACCATGATTTGCTTTAGGCCCTTCTCGGGTGTTTGGGATAGAAAAGTGTGAATTTCATTTGAATCGTATTGAGACATGTGACCTCCATTGTTGGTTCTCTATCGGAATTTAGAAATAAATATTTAAAAATAAATTTAATAATTTGGCTGAAAAAAAAAGCGACGGATTTTATCCATCGCTTTTTGGTGCTAGATTCGAGCCTCCCTAACTTATTGTTTTCAATAAGTTAAAGCATGTTCTCCTCTTCTTTTGAAACGACGATGATCGTTTTTTTTGGTTGAACACTTAGATAATGAGGCACTCACAGCTTTTGTTGCATTTTTAATGGCTAGGTATAAATCTTCCTCCTGTTTTAGATATTTTTGGTAATTTTTGTTAAATTCTGTTTTAAGTATAATTTCACAGCTAAAAAGTGGGTGCCGGTACTCAGTTCTGGCCCGAATAATATTCAAATAGACATCAACATCAGGACTTTCGACATGGAATTTATTAAAAATATCGTCTAGGCTATCGAGTAAAAAATCATTAACGGCCTCAGACTTACTCATATTGTTGAAGTGAACATTGATTCTCATAAACTACCTCCTATGTTTAGCATCATTATGGAACAACAATATTCATAAATAAAATATATAATATAAATACAATACATTTAAAATATTTATATGTTTACTTTGGAGATTATTTTGTTACATTTAACTTGAAGTGTTGAACTATAATCATCTGTATTATTTTTATGAAGTGGCAAAGTTTGGAAGTATTTCCCATGCGGCTAAATATTTAAACCTTTCTCAACCCTCACTTAGTATTCAAATTAAGACTTTAGAAGGGAATTTAGGGTTCAAGCTAATTGAAAAAAAAGGACGAAATATAGCTTTAACTGAAAAAGGTCAAAAAGTCTTTTCTCAGTTTTCACGAGCCTTTCAATCCACACAAGATATGTTTTCTCGTATTGACAATAAAGACTTGAACAAATCACTCAAGATTGGAATCAACTTTGAGGTAGAGCCGGCCTTCGTCCTAGAAGTTTCTCAAAAGGTCCTTAAGAAAGTAAGTCATTTAGATAAAGTTAATTTGTCTTTAATAAAAGAAGAGCATTTGTTAGATAGGGATCCCTTCCTTGAGTTGGACATGTACATAACGAATAGAAAAAGCACAGAAAGCAAGGTGTTTTTTCTTTTTAAAGCAATAAATATTCCCATCAATTTGTTTCAATCTAGAGTCCATAAAGTCAGTGAGGGAAATCTAATTTTGCCGGGAAAAGATCTGGTTTTAAGAGATGAAACGGAATTTTTTTTAGCGCAAAACACGATTGAACATTTGACTCCAGTGATTGAAACTGATTTTGTTTCATCCATAGTTAGATCGGTAATAGATGGATATGGAGTCTCGTATTTGCCCATTTCTTATATGCTCGAGCCAATGCAAGAGGGACTCGTTATGAAAAGTGGTCCCAAAAAAGGCTATTGGCAACACTCACTTTTTGTTTACTGGAAAAAACAAGATTTTTTGGCTGATTGGATATTTCATTTTTATAAAATATTAAGTCACAGTATCAAGGGTTAGGA
It encodes:
- a CDS encoding chemotaxis protein MotB, with the translated sequence MAGKEKPMIVIKKVIVAGGGHHGGSWKVALADFMTALMAFFLVMWLLGQTEETKKAVSDYFSTPSVIEYNFKNYGAQITLEKLFLDLINEPMKAFETFMEPMDKTPNLLDMGSAKVVAAYLADQLSDEAQNVKISQDGFNFDIPENLLFEKGTANPNSSFIQVMEKIKGITTGLEDSIVDLKSVVATGTISEEKEEMSGSIAQERLDLIMNKIKATLEHATVDVNGTTSIVNTKNDPQASKKIGFVRISIKQKELKSNGQEQRKLEVVFGESKEELNVYDNFVKKLTDKKVKR
- a CDS encoding DEAD/DEAH box helicase; amino-acid sequence: MSFSTFAISPELIAHLDSIGFTQPTEIQVKAIPYLLTNTGDFIGLAATGTGKTAAFGIPLIENIDISQRTPQALILSPTRELAIQIVDQLKKLSSFKKMKIAPIYGGSSYRKQIDDVKKGVQIIVATPGRLIDLLEQEIFNLHDIKTVILDEADEMISMGFRDSLEEILKRTHSDSANEEKQSSKRNVRAACKTWLFSATMSPAIKRLTQQYLETPFTIEIQNKGSLSTQITQLYFTVKEDLKLKALTHLLDALPEFYGIIFCETKLKCAEVEEQLTKRGYFVDSLHGDKQQKEREWTLKKFKAKDVKVIVATDVAARGLDVSDLTHVVNYSLPWDVESYVHRIGRTGRNGKTGYSYSLVSPRELHTLRQIHQKTKANLVKGSIPTFKEVITHKLKMASEQLLKFENHIKKDVIETFKTTDEYSHLEKLTKEELITKFLNLKLEKNQHEEEVPFDFLNGRVPRELAAPGSKDAAYSNSRNDEGSYGGPRRDYSPRRNSGSGGARGNYRGAGGSSRGGFPNDRRPFTPRDDNAYSPKSRSVKASKDIKGKKMTTGTDEFASSSRKPRFFSNEID
- a CDS encoding WYL domain-containing protein, which translates into the protein MDSLLKTKISEINLVAFDTETSGSYPVKDDIVEFGAVKWKNGKEIDRIEFLFKPKVKMSDFIISIHGISNEMVADKPSISQNIHEIRDFFKDSVGIAHHAPFDLGFISYVFEKNNIAFPKEPVLCTSLLSRKLILGVENHKLQTLIKHFGFPSLAAHRAYEDARACMFVFNECIKSLSTQKTGVTSSDLTSSDITLSELIKFQGKSLLWQNYSLSLSSSKEINVLVKAIEESKQVQLVYAKGNKKNQIRSLQPLGIVRNPDGDYLQAFDPTENKAKRFLLEFIKDVVSIY
- a CDS encoding lytic transglycosylase domain-containing protein; translated protein: MKKNDKSIQVRSMLFLFLSLSGFFLIENSSYSPANWSIIDNFRFGPNELGAPTPKSLFTKILSTDILKDTEKRISQNFEVPKGLESRVNFWIEIYSEYSSENKIIHHLDYPWIKYEVFNISDILARPARFNWINPEKAEKETEKKLQFVKSKIASLYKKLKKNVSGQPTVNYDPSSLGLDDEETKYFMMLKSIPGSLTKNIRTAMTRIRVQTGQKDFFQKGLQLANRYLPHMEQIFIEHGLPPEISRLPLVESSFDKTATSKVGAAGLWQFMNHTGKKFLVINSFIDERRSPLKSTEAAAELLKENYLIMGRSWPLAITAWNHGPAGLRKAVKTLNTKDIVNIITYFESKRFSFASENFYSEFLAALYVEKYSDKIFENIVPVPTLIFTPYKLTQRIRPQKIFKNINITENDFVDFNPDLKKAVKLNLPLPKGLTVFIQPDKVQDLAKLENQKVARNEYTK
- the tsaD gene encoding tRNA (adenosine(37)-N6)-threonylcarbamoyltransferase complex transferase subunit TsaD, which codes for MPNIKLILSIETSCDDTSVALINDQGEVLQLMSANQDLAHSPYGGIVPEIASRNHTFNLLPLTDELLKKANINLNQIQGVAVTNRPGLIGALIVGVTTAKSLAQSLGVPVIGVNHLEGHLLASFLKDKEYEQTKNFDFPFIALAVSGGHTSLYLASDFGKYRIIGTTKDDAAGECFDKFAKMLGFDFPGGAKIDKLSQSGNTKAFDFPRSMILEETLDMSFSGLKSSGHRFIEKNSKEFVQENLADICASFQEAIVDVLISKLDRACKKYSIQKAVVTGGVSANSRLRAKAYEWSQQNNILLSIPPLRYCTDNAAMIGYVGIKRLNAGERSTMTLGPFPEMKESDFIQDFAQVKETKQ